In Pseudophryne corroboree isolate aPseCor3 chromosome 7, aPseCor3.hap2, whole genome shotgun sequence, a single window of DNA contains:
- the TBX6 gene encoding T-box transcription factor TBX6, translating into MYHSDIFQQYGPSYTVRPPHALPPTYPAASGHHEAYRYSELDVAPSQRYDGLFTTLDPSQRILGAAPLTPLSLPPGPALGFGQPQSMCEAPRLPGNVKMTLENKDLWKQFHAIGTEMIITKSGRRMFPQCKISVTGLEPDGKYVLLADILPVDNSRYKWQEDHWEPSGRAEPRLPERVYIHPDSPAPGSHWMKQPISFHKIKLTNNTLDQLGHIILHSMHRYQPRFHIVRAQDVFSRRWGGCSSFTFPETMFLTVTAYQNEKITQLKIQTNPFAKGFREDGLKNKRDRPMRVKRKLINVEEEEETFTPPECKRPLYSGPCDSTLDLGGGLGIPLPSPDCSFHPITPPDPTPPSSEATDPPTLPMTANQDQGDTIEMNPQTTETYLQPESQPYPELQSSREDAMYTCSAPEPAVSQGPGPRRPPTLQRFPPPFQVPHEATQLYDSQADYRLYSQDLGCAGNYGPGSCALTPSGREEEGGGRGYPKNSDIRFQHFLSNSGPKLGLPFSGAQLQRLYTGGGWM; encoded by the exons ATGTATCATTCTGATATATTCCAACAATATGGACCATCGTACACGGTGAGACCACCACACGCCCTGCCGCCCACCTACCCTGCAGCCAGTGGGCACCATGAGGCCTACAGATACTCAG AATTGGACGTTGCCCCCAGTCAGAGGTATGATGGCCTGTTTACAACGCTCGATCCTTCCCAGAGGATCCTGGGAGCAGCCCCCctcacacctctctcattgcctccCGGTCCAGCTCTGGGGTTTGGCCAGCCGCAATCCATGTGTGAAGCACCTCGACTTCCCGGGAACGTCAAGATGACGCTGGAGAACAAGGATCTGTGGAAACAATTCCACGCCATAGGCACAGAAATGATCATCACTAAATCCGGGAG GAGGATGTTCCCTCAGTGTAAGATCAGCGTGACTGGGCTGGAGCCGGACGGGAAGTATGTCCTCCTAGCTGACATCCTACCAGTGGACAACTCCCGCTACAAGTGGCAGGAAGACCACTGGGAGCCCAGTGGGAGAGCAGAGCCGCGGCTGCCCGAGAGAGTTTACATCCACCCGGATTCTCCCGCCCCTGGATCCCACTGGATGAAGCAGCCAATTTCCTTCCACAAGATCAAGCTCACCAACAACACCCTGGACCAGTTGGGACAT ATCATCCTGCACTCCATGCACCGATACCAGCCGCGATTCCACATCGTTCGAGCCCAGGATGTGTTCAGCCGAAGATGGGGGGGCTGCTCGTCCTTCACCTTCCCCGAGACCATGTTCCTTACTGTCACAGCCTACCAGAATGAGAAG ATAACGCAGCTCAAGATCCAGACAAACCCATTTGCAAAAGGTTTTCGGGAGGACGGGCTGAAGAATAAGAG AGATCGCCCCATGCGGGTGAAGAGGAAACTGATCAATGTAGAAGAGGAAGAAGAGACCTTTACTCCAC CGGAATGTAAGAGACCCCTGTATTCAGGACCCTGTGATTCCACTCTGGATCTAGGAGGAGGTCTGGGTATCCCATTACCCAGCCCGGATTGTTctttccatcccataacacccccagacCCAACGCCACCCTCCTCTGAAGCCACTGACCCACCCACTCTGCCGATGACAGCAAATCAGGACCAGGGGGATACCATAGAGATGAACCCCCAAACTACAGAGACTTACCTGCAGCCTGAGAGCCAGCCCTACCCTGAGCTACAATCCTCCAGAGAGGACGCAATGTACACTTG CAGTGCACCCGAACCAGCTGTTTCGCAGGGCCCGGGGCCCCGTCGTCCACCCACGCTACAGCGCTTCCCACCACCATTTCAGGTGCCCCACGAAGCCACTCAGCTCTATGACAGCCAAGCAGACTACAGGCTTTACAGCCAGGACCTAGGCTGTGCGGGCAATTATGGCCCAGGATCCTGCGCCCTCACCCCGTCTGGCCGCGAGGAGGAAGGGGGTGGCCGAGGTTACCCCAAGAACTCAGACATCCGCTTTCAACACTTTCTCTCCAATTCCGGGCCCAAGCTGGGGTTGCCATTTTCCGGTGCTCAGCTGCAACGTCTCTACACAGGGGGAGGCTGGATGTGA